DNA sequence from the Pseudomonadota bacterium genome:
CCAGGTGCCCGGGATCATCTCGATCTCCACACCGATGCTTTCGGCATAACCTTTGACGATGTCGTAATCGATCCCGGAATAGGTCCCGTCCGCCGCAGCAACGATGTAAGGCGGGAACGAGACGCCGACCATGCGTATCGTGCCCCGATCCATGATTTCGGCGAGGGTCTCCTGTGCATCGGCCACGCGGACATCCAATCCAACTGTCAAGCCGATGGCCACAAAGCCGGCACCAAGAACACGGCAAACGTTGCCCACTAGCCTACCCAACACGTTTCTCGTTTTCATTAGTCTCTCCTTTTTTGGATGCTCATATCGAGGACGCTAAACGCTCGCGAATCCCATGCGGGACCGTACCTCCAGACGTCGTGCAAGGAGGATGAGCGGATAGTTCAGACTGGCGTAAAGGACCGCCACGAATGTCAGGATCTCCAGGAACAGGAAGTTCGACGACGCTGTCACTTCAGCGCGATGCAGGATCTCGCCCAGCCCAATGACCGCCGCCAGGCTGGTGTCTTTAAGCAGCGAGACGAGGACGTTGGTCGACGGCGCCAGGATGACACGCAGCGTCTGCGGCAGGATGACAAAGCGGTACTTATCGAAGGTCGAAAGCCCAAGGACGTCGGCGGCGCGGTGCTGCGTCTTGGCAATCGCCTGCAGGCCGCCGCGAAAGACCTCCGCCATGTGGGCGCCGACGCTTGCCGACAACGCGATCGCGCAAACCGTGATGCCGTCCAGCCGCCAGCCGGTTACGATGGGCAGGACGTAATAGGCCCAGATGATGTGGACCAGTGGCGGGGTCAGCAGAAAAAAGTCGATCCATCCAATGGCAACCTGACTGAGCACCGGCAACCTGGACAATCGCGCGAAGACAAGGATCAACCCCATCACCACGCCCACCGACATGGCGACGACCGTCAGAGTCAGCGTGATCCACGCACCGATAGCGATGTAGGGGATGTCCGAGGCGATGTTGATAAAACCGTCGATCATGCGGCAGTCTCGGCATCCATCAGGACATGCAAGAAACGCGACGCCTGCTCGGTCGTTGGGTTGGTGAACATGGTGTCGGGCGGGCTGTCCTCGACAATGACGCCATCGTCCATGAAGATCACCCGGTCGGCGACGTCGCGCGCGAAACGCATCTCATGGGTCACGACCAGCATCGTCATGCCGTCCTCGGCGAGCTGACGCATGACCTTGAGCACCTCGCCGACAAGTTCCGGGTCAAGCGCCGACGTCACCTCGTCGAACAGCATGACCTTCGGGTTCATCGCAAGGGCGCGCGCTATGGCAACACGCTGCTGCTGGCCGCCCGAGAGGTTGACGGGGTATTCGTCCGCCTTGTCCCGCAGGCCAATTCTCTCCAAGAGACTTATCGCGAGGTCTTTGGCCTCGCGGGTCGCCATGCCGCGAACCCGCTTCGGCGCCAGGGTGATGTTCCGCAAAACCGTCAGGTGGGGAAACAAATTGAAGCTTTGAAATACCATGCCGACTTCGCACGAGATCGCCTGGCGCACCGGCTTCGGCGCCAACGAACCCGCCTGATCGGGGCCGGTGCTGATCACCGTGTCGTCGACCTCTATCGATCCAACCTCGATGTCTTCCAGCAAGGCGACGCAGTTCAGGAGCGTGCTCTTGCCCGAACCGCTGCGGCCGATAAGGACGACGACCTCGCCCTGGGCGACATCAAGATCGACGCCGCGCAGGACGCGCAAGTCACCGAACTGTTTGTGAACACCCCTCAGTCTGACGAACGGCGTTGTGTCAGA
Encoded proteins:
- a CDS encoding amino acid ABC transporter permease, producing the protein MIDGFINIASDIPYIAIGAWITLTLTVVAMSVGVVMGLILVFARLSRLPVLSQVAIGWIDFFLLTPPLVHIIWAYYVLPIVTGWRLDGITVCAIALSASVGAHMAEVFRGGLQAIAKTQHRAADVLGLSTFDKYRFVILPQTLRVILAPSTNVLVSLLKDTSLAAVIGLGEILHRAEVTASSNFLFLEILTFVAVLYASLNYPLILLARRLEVRSRMGFASV
- a CDS encoding amino acid ABC transporter ATP-binding protein; this encodes MHSGSDTTPFVRLRGVHKQFGDLRVLRGVDLDVAQGEVVVLIGRSGSGKSTLLNCVALLEDIEVGSIEVDDTVISTGPDQAGSLAPKPVRQAISCEVGMVFQSFNLFPHLTVLRNITLAPKRVRGMATREAKDLAISLLERIGLRDKADEYPVNLSGGQQQRVAIARALAMNPKVMLFDEVTSALDPELVGEVLKVMRQLAEDGMTMLVVTHEMRFARDVADRVIFMDDGVIVEDSPPDTMFTNPTTEQASRFLHVLMDAETAA